A window of the Butyricimonas virosa genome harbors these coding sequences:
- a CDS encoding V-type ATP synthase subunit A yields MNKTQGKVHSIISNLVLVRTEGPVSQNEICFIQLGNERLMAEVIKVVGDIAYVQVFESTRGLKPGSLVEFENHMLEVTLGPGLLSKNFDGLQNDLDKMTGVFLKRGEYTNPLEEDKKWSFTPLAKVGDKVTGADWLGNVKENWLDHKIMVPFKLKGEYTVASIVAAGEYTIKDTIAVLKDEAGKEIPVTMIQKWPVKVAIRNYVDKPRPSRQMETGVRVIDTMNPILEGGTGFIPGPFGTGKTVLQHALSRFADADIIIMAACGERANEVVEIFTEFPELEDPRSGRKLYERTTIIANTSNMPVAAREASVYTAMTIGEYYRSMGMKVLLLADSTSRWAQALREMSNRMEELPGQDAFPMDLSAIISNFYARAGMVYLNNGKTGSVTFIGTVSPAGGNLKEPVTESTKKVARCFYALSQARADAKRYPAIDTLESYSKYLEYPEFIEFAKKNISDTWIADVNEARNMLVRGRETAEQIDILGDDGVPLEYHVVYWKSELIDFVILQQDAFDNIDGSTAMERQKYMLNMVLGVVRSEFNFDTFEEINPYFKRIINGFKQMNYSEYQSEAFKKYEAEVNEIINERKNN; encoded by the coding sequence ATGAATAAGACACAAGGAAAAGTTCATAGTATTATTTCCAACCTTGTACTTGTGCGTACCGAAGGACCGGTATCTCAGAATGAGATTTGCTTTATCCAGCTTGGAAACGAGCGGTTGATGGCTGAGGTGATCAAGGTTGTCGGGGATATTGCTTATGTACAGGTTTTTGAAAGTACCCGGGGATTGAAACCCGGTTCCCTCGTGGAGTTCGAAAACCATATGTTGGAAGTTACATTGGGTCCCGGTTTGCTGTCAAAGAATTTTGACGGTCTTCAAAATGACCTGGATAAGATGACGGGTGTATTCTTGAAACGAGGAGAATACACGAACCCGTTGGAAGAAGATAAAAAATGGAGTTTTACCCCGTTGGCGAAGGTCGGCGATAAGGTGACCGGTGCCGATTGGTTAGGTAACGTGAAGGAAAACTGGCTGGATCATAAGATTATGGTTCCTTTCAAGCTGAAAGGAGAGTATACTGTTGCTTCGATTGTTGCTGCCGGGGAATACACGATAAAGGATACGATTGCCGTGCTGAAAGATGAGGCCGGAAAAGAGATTCCTGTTACGATGATCCAGAAATGGCCGGTGAAAGTGGCTATCCGTAATTACGTGGATAAACCTCGTCCTTCCCGTCAGATGGAGACTGGGGTACGTGTTATCGACACGATGAACCCGATTTTGGAAGGGGGTACCGGTTTTATTCCGGGGCCGTTCGGTACGGGAAAGACTGTGTTACAACACGCTTTGTCTCGGTTTGCCGATGCTGATATTATTATCATGGCGGCCTGTGGTGAGCGAGCAAACGAGGTGGTGGAGATTTTTACCGAGTTCCCGGAATTGGAAGACCCTCGTTCCGGTCGTAAATTGTATGAGAGGACCACGATTATTGCTAATACGTCCAATATGCCCGTGGCAGCCCGTGAGGCGTCCGTGTACACGGCTATGACAATTGGAGAGTACTATCGTTCCATGGGAATGAAGGTGTTGTTGCTGGCAGATTCGACTTCTCGTTGGGCGCAGGCTTTGCGTGAGATGTCCAATCGTATGGAGGAGTTACCGGGACAGGATGCGTTCCCGATGGACTTGTCGGCTATTATTTCAAACTTCTACGCTCGTGCGGGAATGGTTTACTTGAATAATGGAAAGACAGGTTCTGTTACTTTTATCGGTACGGTATCTCCTGCCGGAGGTAACTTGAAGGAGCCGGTGACGGAGTCCACGAAGAAAGTGGCACGTTGTTTCTACGCCTTGTCTCAGGCTCGTGCAGATGCGAAACGTTACCCGGCCATCGATACGTTGGAATCATATTCTAAATACTTGGAATATCCGGAATTTATCGAGTTCGCCAAGAAGAATATTTCCGATACATGGATTGCCGATGTGAACGAGGCTCGTAATATGCTGGTGCGTGGTCGCGAGACGGCAGAGCAGATCGATATTTTGGGTGATGACGGTGTGCCTTTGGAATATCACGTGGTATATTGGAAATCCGAGTTGATAGACTTCGTGATCCTGCAACAGGATGCTTTTGACAATATTGACGGTTCTACTGCTATGGAGCGTCAGAAGTATATGCTGAATATGGTACTGGGTGTGGTTCGTTCCGAATTTAATTTTGATACGTTCGAGGAGATTAACCCCTATTTCAAACGTATTATTAATGGTTTCAAACAGATGAACTATTCCGAATATCAATCGGAAGCGTTTAAAAAGTACGAAGCAGAAGTGAACGAGATCATTAACGAAAGAAAAAACAATTAA
- a CDS encoding V-type ATP synthase subunit B, whose amino-acid sequence MTTAFQKVYTKITQITKATCTLNAQGVGNDELAIVDGRLAQVVKIWGNDITLQVFSGTEGIPTNAEVTFLGKAPTLRVGDDLCGRFFNAFGDPIDGGPAVDGEEREIGGPSVNPVRRKQPSELIATGIAGIDLNNTLVSGQKIPFFADPDQPYNQVMANVALRAQTDRIILGGMGLTNDDYLYFKNLFDNAGVLDRIVSFVNTTEAPPVERLLVPDMALTAAEYFAVDKNEKVLVLLTDMTLYADALSIVSNRMDQIPSKDSMPGSLYSDLAKIYEKAVQFPAGGSITIIAVTTLSGGDITHAIPDNTGYITEGQLFLRKDTEIGKVIVDPFRSLSRLKQLVIGKKTRKDHPQVMNAAIRLYADAANARTKMENGFDLTDYDRRTLDFAKDYSNSLLAIDVNISTDQMLDTAWDLFRKYFNKAELGIKQEIVEEFGKFSE is encoded by the coding sequence ATGACGACTGCTTTTCAAAAAGTTTATACAAAGATCACCCAGATCACGAAAGCAACGTGTACGTTGAATGCCCAAGGAGTCGGAAATGACGAGTTGGCTATTGTAGACGGACGGTTGGCGCAGGTCGTGAAGATTTGGGGAAATGATATAACCCTTCAGGTGTTCTCCGGGACAGAAGGGATTCCGACGAATGCAGAAGTGACATTCTTGGGAAAAGCGCCTACTCTGAGAGTGGGAGACGATTTATGCGGGCGTTTTTTTAATGCCTTCGGAGACCCGATTGACGGGGGACCGGCTGTTGACGGAGAAGAAAGAGAGATCGGTGGACCGTCGGTGAACCCGGTGCGTCGTAAACAACCGTCGGAACTGATTGCAACCGGTATCGCGGGTATCGACTTGAACAACACGTTAGTATCCGGTCAGAAGATCCCGTTCTTTGCCGACCCGGATCAGCCTTACAATCAAGTGATGGCGAACGTGGCGTTGAGAGCGCAGACAGACCGTATCATCTTGGGAGGAATGGGATTGACGAATGATGACTACCTGTATTTCAAAAATTTGTTTGACAATGCCGGGGTATTGGATCGTATCGTTAGTTTCGTGAATACCACGGAGGCTCCGCCTGTTGAGCGTTTGTTGGTTCCGGATATGGCATTGACTGCTGCCGAGTATTTTGCGGTGGATAAGAACGAGAAAGTGTTGGTGTTGTTGACGGACATGACGTTGTATGCCGATGCTTTGAGTATCGTGTCCAACCGTATGGACCAGATTCCGTCAAAGGACTCCATGCCGGGTTCATTGTATTCCGATTTGGCGAAGATTTACGAGAAGGCCGTGCAGTTCCCAGCCGGAGGTTCTATCACGATCATAGCTGTGACTACGTTGTCCGGTGGTGACATTACCCATGCTATTCCGGATAACACCGGGTACATCACGGAGGGACAGCTGTTCCTGCGTAAAGATACGGAGATCGGTAAGGTTATCGTTGATCCGTTCCGAAGTTTGTCTCGTTTGAAACAGCTCGTGATCGGTAAGAAGACCCGTAAGGATCACCCGCAAGTGATGAATGCTGCCATCCGTCTGTATGCCGATGCCGCTAACGCCCGGACCAAGATGGAGAACGGTTTCGACCTGACGGACTACGACCGCCGTACTCTGGATTTCGCCAAAGACTATTCCAACAGTCTGCTTGCTATTGATGTCAACATCAGTACCGACCAGATGTTGGATACCGCTTGGGATCTTTTCCGCAAATACTTTAACAAGGCGGAATTGGGGATTAAGCAGGAAATCGTGGAAGAGTTCGGCAAATTCTCCGAGTGA
- a CDS encoding four helix bundle protein codes for MNSTEFQDKTKRLGLHVIRFVEILPQNYTSRVIVNQILRCALSVGANYRAVCRAKSDKDFINKMKIVEEECDETIYWLEIIEESGLAKIEVVTPLKREAKEILAMIVASINTMSKNLKSKKSEI; via the coding sequence ATGAATAGTACTGAATTTCAAGATAAAACGAAGAGGTTAGGATTGCACGTGATTCGTTTTGTGGAGATTCTTCCACAGAATTATACCTCACGGGTAATTGTTAACCAGATTCTTCGTTGTGCTTTGTCTGTCGGTGCTAATTATCGGGCGGTTTGTAGGGCTAAATCAGATAAAGATTTTATCAATAAAATGAAGATCGTGGAGGAGGAATGTGATGAAACGATTTATTGGTTGGAAATTATTGAGGAGTCGGGGTTGGCTAAAATTGAGGTCGTTACTCCTTTGAAAAGGGAGGCGAAAGAAATTCTAGCGATGATTGTAGCTTCTATAAATACAATGAGTAAAAATTTGAAATCAAAGAAATCTGAAATTTAA
- a CDS encoding V-type ATP synthase subunit D, translating into MRVRALPTIKNKESALRSEVKKAKQVADEFNVKLEETLNSLNDMLQLYDEYKEDILVVKDVRMSVKKIAGVKTPVLDGVDYEVKDFSLFNQPGWLLDGVEYIKEVVSIALEREFFTRKMELLDRARKKTTQKVNLYEKVQIPGFQEAIRKIKRFLEDEENLSKSSQKIVKTRKLMEE; encoded by the coding sequence ATGCGAGTGAGGGCATTGCCTACCATCAAAAATAAGGAGTCGGCTTTGCGTTCGGAGGTGAAGAAGGCGAAACAGGTGGCGGATGAGTTTAATGTGAAGTTGGAGGAAACGCTGAATTCATTGAACGATATGCTGCAACTTTATGACGAGTATAAGGAAGACATACTTGTCGTGAAGGATGTCAGAATGTCGGTGAAAAAGATTGCCGGAGTAAAGACGCCTGTTCTCGACGGGGTGGATTATGAGGTGAAGGATTTCAGCTTGTTTAATCAACCCGGGTGGCTACTCGATGGTGTGGAATACATCAAAGAGGTAGTAAGTATCGCTTTGGAGAGGGAATTTTTCACCCGGAAAATGGAGCTGTTGGATAGGGCGAGAAAGAAAACGACACAGAAGGTGAATTTGTACGAGAAAGTGCAGATTCCGGGATTCCAGGAGGCGATTCGCAAGATCAAACGGTTCTTGGAAGACGAGGAAAATCTTTCTAAGTCGTCACAGAAGATCGTGAAAACCCGTAAATTGATGGAGGAATAG
- a CDS encoding V-type ATP synthase subunit I, protein MMKLSLLIFYKEYQTFLGELREKGMVHIHENTERTAEDTDLQAKLMLIRRTGEMITHMQSRNDVEQVEKVKVNDEHLLDYLEGLYSRQDQIEQQLVGLEKDHAAYRPWGKFSREMIQKLEIAGWEFHFFSVPEQKYQPEWEEMYDAVIISEMMGQKYFVTVTPAGTSVNLEADPYLFPQATAEELAKQITALREESVNIGKELDAVSQDAIERLKKYRLKITEVADKIKVEDAAQHLIDEKVIALEGWIPVEREAEMRSFLETKEVYFEFTRPTPEDDVPVQLKNNAYSKLFEPVTEMFALPQYRELDLTPFLAPFFMLFFGMCMGDGGYGLIIWLTCFIIGRKASPSVKGYLVLGQYLGIMTVIVGLLTGSFFGIALDSVEWPWLAGVKSLFLTEANYGKYLGGYNPMMIVAVAVGIIQILYGMCLNAARLTKQFGFKYAISTLGWVVAIILLGVLIGLPMLSIVIPEGLKYVLYALLGLAALTIYFYNSPGKGIFSNFGSGLWGTYNMATGLLGDTLSYIRLFAIGLTGSILGGVFNTLAFQLTDGLPVIVKFIAVFLILLIGHSINFGLCMISSFVHPMRLTFVEFYKNAGFEGGGKQYAPFRKKVND, encoded by the coding sequence ATGATGAAATTATCCCTGTTGATATTTTACAAGGAATATCAAACATTTCTCGGAGAACTCCGGGAAAAGGGAATGGTTCATATTCATGAGAATACGGAACGTACGGCAGAAGATACGGATCTACAGGCGAAATTGATGTTGATTAGGCGGACCGGGGAGATGATCACGCATATGCAGAGTCGGAATGACGTGGAGCAGGTGGAAAAAGTGAAGGTGAACGATGAGCATTTGCTGGATTATCTGGAAGGTTTGTATAGTCGGCAGGATCAGATCGAGCAACAATTGGTAGGTTTGGAGAAGGACCATGCGGCTTATCGTCCTTGGGGAAAATTTTCCCGGGAGATGATCCAAAAATTGGAGATTGCCGGTTGGGAATTTCATTTCTTTTCCGTGCCGGAACAGAAGTATCAGCCGGAATGGGAAGAGATGTATGACGCTGTTATAATCAGCGAGATGATGGGACAGAAATATTTTGTTACCGTTACTCCTGCCGGGACAAGCGTGAACCTGGAGGCTGATCCTTATCTTTTCCCTCAAGCCACGGCAGAAGAGCTGGCAAAGCAAATTACGGCTTTGCGAGAGGAATCCGTGAACATCGGGAAAGAGTTGGATGCTGTTTCGCAGGATGCGATTGAACGGCTGAAAAAATATCGTTTGAAGATTACCGAGGTGGCAGACAAGATTAAAGTGGAGGATGCCGCTCAACATCTGATCGACGAGAAAGTCATTGCTTTGGAAGGATGGATTCCGGTGGAGAGAGAGGCTGAAATGAGAAGTTTCTTGGAAACGAAGGAGGTGTACTTTGAATTTACCCGCCCGACTCCGGAGGATGATGTCCCTGTGCAGTTGAAAAATAATGCTTATTCCAAGCTCTTTGAACCGGTGACAGAGATGTTTGCTCTGCCGCAGTATAGAGAGTTGGATTTGACACCTTTCTTGGCCCCGTTCTTTATGCTATTCTTTGGAATGTGTATGGGCGATGGCGGTTACGGATTGATCATTTGGCTGACTTGTTTCATTATCGGTCGGAAAGCCTCGCCTTCGGTGAAAGGGTATCTTGTGCTGGGGCAATATTTGGGAATTATGACAGTGATAGTCGGTTTGCTGACAGGTTCTTTTTTTGGTATCGCGTTGGATTCCGTGGAATGGCCTTGGCTGGCTGGCGTGAAGTCTCTCTTCCTGACAGAAGCGAATTACGGGAAATATCTGGGAGGATATAACCCGATGATGATTGTTGCGGTTGCCGTGGGTATTATCCAGATCCTTTACGGAATGTGTCTGAATGCTGCAAGATTAACGAAACAGTTTGGATTTAAATATGCAATATCGACATTAGGTTGGGTGGTTGCCATTATCCTATTGGGGGTGTTGATCGGTTTGCCGATGTTAAGCATAGTGATCCCGGAAGGTTTGAAGTATGTGCTTTACGCTCTGTTGGGGCTTGCTGCGCTTACGATTTATTTCTACAATTCTCCGGGCAAAGGAATATTTTCGAATTTCGGGTCCGGATTGTGGGGAACATACAATATGGCAACGGGATTACTGGGTGACACGCTTTCATATATCCGATTGTTTGCGATTGGTTTGACGGGAAGTATCTTGGGAGGAGTGTTCAACACTCTGGCATTTCAGCTCACGGATGGATTGCCAGTTATTGTGAAATTCATAGCCGTGTTCTTGATCCTGCTTATCGGTCATTCGATTAACTTCGGATTGTGTATGATCAGTTCGTTCGTCCATCCGATGCGTTTGACTTTCGTGGAATTCTACAAGAATGCCGGGTTTGAAGGCGGTGGTAAACAATACGCTCCCTTTAGAAAAAAAGTAAATGATTAA
- a CDS encoding ATPase, protein MEPILLAYLGVALMVALSGIGSAYGVTICGNAAVGALKKNPTASGQYIGLSALPSSQGLYGFVGYFLLSSFLTNVDMGWGPASAIFGAGLGLGLVAFFSAIRQAQVCANGIVAIGSGYNVFGTTMVLAVFPELYAILGLLVLILITGLIPA, encoded by the coding sequence ATGGAACCAATTTTATTAGCTTATCTAGGTGTTGCATTGATGGTGGCATTATCAGGAATCGGTAGTGCTTATGGAGTTACTATTTGCGGTAATGCTGCAGTAGGTGCTTTGAAGAAAAATCCGACCGCATCCGGTCAGTATATCGGTTTGTCTGCGCTACCTTCTTCTCAGGGTTTGTATGGTTTTGTGGGATATTTCTTATTAAGTAGTTTCTTGACAAACGTGGATATGGGTTGGGGCCCTGCTTCTGCTATCTTCGGAGCTGGATTAGGTCTTGGTTTGGTTGCTTTCTTCTCTGCAATCCGTCAAGCTCAGGTATGTGCTAATGGTATTGTGGCAATCGGTAGCGGTTATAACGTGTTCGGTACCACGATGGTACTGGCCGTGTTCCCGGAGTTGTACGCCATCTTGGGATTGTTGGTATTGATCTTGATTACCGGATTGATTCCTGCATAA
- a CDS encoding L,D-transpeptidase, with protein MMILRHYITILFLMGWGWNSFAVKIEKKLLYDKHTLQDTYKYGKQERRFQWDKISMFLDSLEAFQERNDGYGMLRNYKNVNGEPPLTRKYVTNRYKQIQDSFGVNRYQGIPLYRLDDVRVPERYGRDGAYVSVISDSADYFQIIPVTFGGIWHVPKKYMKLIGPLSIKKVIFVDRTNQNIATLEQEGATWLVRSMNPITTGANRPPYQQPTPPGIYFIQRKLLEMLFLKDGSDEEGGFAPYASRFTGGAYLHGVPVNYPDNKLIEYSWTLGTTPRSHMCVRNATSHAKFMYDWAEVEKTLVIVFD; from the coding sequence ATGATGATATTAAGACACTATATTACAATTCTCTTTTTGATGGGGTGGGGGTGGAATAGTTTTGCCGTGAAGATCGAAAAGAAATTACTGTATGATAAACATACGTTGCAGGATACCTATAAATACGGGAAGCAGGAGAGGCGTTTTCAATGGGATAAAATTTCGATGTTTTTGGATTCGCTGGAGGCTTTTCAGGAAAGGAATGATGGGTACGGGATGCTGCGGAATTATAAGAATGTAAACGGAGAACCGCCTCTCACGAGAAAATACGTGACCAATAGATACAAGCAGATTCAGGATTCCTTCGGAGTGAATCGTTATCAGGGAATTCCCCTCTACCGGCTGGATGATGTCCGTGTGCCGGAACGCTACGGACGGGACGGGGCTTATGTTTCCGTGATCAGCGATAGTGCCGATTACTTTCAGATTATTCCGGTAACATTTGGAGGAATATGGCATGTTCCTAAAAAATACATGAAACTGATAGGGCCTCTTTCGATTAAAAAAGTTATATTTGTTGACCGAACGAATCAGAATATTGCAACTTTGGAACAAGAAGGAGCGACTTGGTTGGTGAGAAGTATGAACCCGATAACGACGGGAGCTAACCGACCGCCTTACCAGCAACCGACACCGCCGGGAATTTATTTTATACAGCGGAAATTGTTGGAGATGCTTTTCTTGAAGGATGGGTCAGACGAAGAAGGTGGTTTCGCACCTTATGCTAGTCGTTTTACCGGGGGAGCCTATTTACACGGGGTTCCGGTCAATTATCCCGATAACAAGTTGATTGAATATAGCTGGACGCTCGGAACGACACCCCGGTCTCATATGTGCGTGAGGAATGCGACATCACATGCCAAGTTCATGTACGATTGGGCGGAGGTGGAAAAGACGTTGGTAATTGTGTTTGATTGA
- a CDS encoding murein L,D-transpeptidase catalytic domain family protein, which translates to MLYHEMALEGTIDYTVFERAIAGYNRMGSFDKNILTVIDFTKPSTEKRLFVIDLKLKKVLFISYVAHGRNSGEKYATSFSNQEGSFKSSLGFYQTENTYYGKNGYSLVLNGLERGINDKAKERAIVVHGAAYADPSTIRSCGRLGRSLGCPALPLAVSKKIIDTIKGGTLLYIHGDDKTYASRSTFIRQDEMQENREGI; encoded by the coding sequence ATGCTTTATCACGAAATGGCGTTAGAGGGAACGATTGATTACACGGTATTCGAGCGGGCTATTGCGGGGTATAACCGGATGGGCAGTTTCGACAAAAATATACTTACGGTAATTGATTTTACGAAACCTTCCACGGAAAAACGCTTGTTCGTGATTGATTTGAAGTTGAAGAAAGTTCTGTTTATTTCTTACGTGGCTCATGGTCGGAATAGTGGGGAAAAGTATGCCACCTCGTTTTCCAATCAGGAAGGTTCTTTCAAGAGTTCGTTGGGTTTTTACCAAACGGAGAACACGTATTACGGGAAGAACGGTTATTCTTTGGTGTTGAACGGTCTGGAGCGGGGAATTAATGACAAGGCGAAAGAACGGGCAATCGTGGTACATGGGGCGGCTTATGCTGATCCGTCAACCATCCGGTCATGCGGTCGTTTGGGGCGCAGCCTGGGATGTCCGGCTTTGCCGTTAGCCGTGAGTAAAAAAATTATAGATACGATTAAAGGCGGGACTCTTCTGTATATTCATGGAGATGACAAAACTTACGCGAGTCGGAGTACGTTCATCAGGCAAGATGAGATGCAGGAGAATCGGGAGGGTATTTAA
- a CDS encoding rhomboid family intramembrane serine protease: MMTYIILIATVVVSIACFNNYSLFNKLSCNPYRMVHSREWYRIISHGFVHADWTHLIVNMFTFLSFGLYVENQFVAWGFGSSSFLILYFGGMVAASVYDVWKYRNNQYYSSIGASGAVSSVLFTAIFLHPWDKIYFFAIVPIPGIVFGFIYLLYCQYMAKRDGDNINHNAHFYGAVFGLIFPVLLEPRLLQMFIQQLLRH, translated from the coding sequence ATGATGACTTACATTATACTTATTGCCACGGTTGTCGTGTCAATTGCTTGTTTTAATAATTATTCCCTGTTCAATAAATTGTCGTGTAATCCCTACCGAATGGTACATTCCAGAGAGTGGTACCGGATTATTTCTCACGGTTTTGTTCATGCTGATTGGACGCACTTGATCGTGAATATGTTTACCTTTCTCTCTTTCGGGTTATACGTGGAGAACCAGTTTGTTGCATGGGGATTCGGTAGTTCTAGTTTCTTGATCCTGTATTTCGGGGGAATGGTGGCAGCCTCGGTATATGATGTGTGGAAATACCGGAACAATCAATACTATTCTTCCATCGGGGCATCCGGTGCGGTTTCATCTGTTTTGTTCACGGCGATATTTCTGCATCCTTGGGATAAGATCTACTTCTTTGCGATCGTTCCGATTCCCGGTATCGTGTTTGGTTTTATCTACTTGCTTTATTGCCAATACATGGCAAAACGAGATGGTGATAACATCAATCATAACGCCCACTTCTATGGAGCAGTGTTCGGCTTGATTTTTCCCGTGTTATTGGAACCGAGATTATTGCAGATGTTTATTCAGCAGCTTTTGAGGCATTAA
- a CDS encoding sigma-70 family RNA polymerase sigma factor: MRPIDQEICSLLKVRKIGGMELLFREYYKPLVVWATTFLHDTQRAEDIVQDFFVKLWEKPYSALLPETLKSYLFTSIRNLALNQLDKIDPLRRACDVAYCDSPWNEYDNFEDEVFRSVEEELEKLTPRAQDVIRKIYLEGMKYKDVADELGISVATVNSILVRALKKLRQRSDNNDKLAIYLFFLEKSLILEQ, from the coding sequence ATGCGTCCGATAGATCAAGAGATTTGCTCGTTATTAAAAGTGCGGAAGATTGGCGGAATGGAACTTCTGTTTCGTGAATACTACAAGCCGTTGGTGGTTTGGGCCACGACTTTTTTACATGATACCCAGCGGGCCGAAGATATTGTGCAGGACTTTTTCGTGAAACTTTGGGAAAAACCTTATTCCGCGTTACTTCCGGAAACGTTGAAATCTTACCTGTTTACCTCTATTCGTAATCTGGCATTAAACCAGTTAGATAAAATCGATCCTTTGCGTCGGGCTTGTGATGTGGCTTACTGCGATAGCCCTTGGAATGAGTATGATAACTTTGAGGACGAAGTTTTTCGGAGTGTCGAGGAGGAACTGGAAAAATTGACTCCCCGGGCGCAGGACGTGATCCGTAAAATATATTTGGAAGGAATGAAATATAAGGATGTGGCAGATGAGTTGGGAATATCTGTTGCCACGGTAAATAGTATTCTGGTAAGAGCATTAAAAAAACTACGTCAACGGTCTGATAATAACGATAAATTGGCAATCTATTTGTTTTTTCTTGAAAAAAGTTTGATTTTAGAGCAATGA
- a CDS encoding FecR domain-containing protein, producing MIEQNEIDEKLLAYLLDELDDVEREEVKAWLEECECNKEYFREFQRVHLEFQWGVYAREVKSDFNVLRKKLRKHSSLQVWYGVAAAVVILLSVGGMLLWNSGEIEEKPVQVAKKVTIQPGKSQAILVLSSGEEVAMGNVSRQLEEKDGTSVVVSETGRISYQSAEGKGGITKDTARVMNRLVIPRGGEFNLTLSDGTHVWLNAETELRYPVQFNGKERVVYLKGEAYFEVSKNKEKPFLVQVDDMSVKVYGTEFNVNTYNNIETVLVTGSVSMNQGGKEVLLKPNQKGVFDQVSGKITVADVDVLAYVSWKNGDFIFRNESLNSIMDKLSRWYGLEVLYQDARLQNVRLSGNLKRYKDVRELFVSFEKISDARFKVQGNKVIVSSK from the coding sequence ATGATAGAGCAAAACGAAATAGATGAAAAATTACTGGCGTATCTTCTTGATGAGCTGGATGATGTCGAGCGGGAGGAAGTCAAGGCATGGCTCGAAGAGTGTGAATGTAACAAGGAATATTTTCGGGAATTTCAACGGGTACATCTGGAATTTCAATGGGGTGTATATGCCCGGGAGGTAAAATCGGATTTCAATGTCTTGCGGAAAAAATTGAGAAAGCACTCTTCTCTCCAAGTTTGGTATGGCGTGGCCGCTGCCGTGGTGATATTACTGAGTGTGGGTGGAATGCTATTATGGAATTCGGGAGAGATAGAGGAAAAACCGGTACAGGTGGCAAAAAAGGTAACCATTCAACCGGGAAAATCACAGGCCATATTAGTGTTGTCTTCGGGAGAGGAAGTGGCGATGGGTAATGTTTCCCGGCAATTGGAAGAAAAGGACGGAACTTCTGTTGTGGTGAGTGAAACAGGTCGAATCTCCTACCAGTCAGCCGAGGGTAAAGGAGGAATAACCAAGGATACTGCCAGAGTAATGAATCGTTTGGTTATCCCGAGAGGAGGAGAATTTAATCTAACTTTGTCCGACGGAACCCATGTGTGGCTGAATGCCGAGACCGAGTTGCGTTATCCGGTACAATTTAATGGAAAAGAGCGGGTCGTTTATTTGAAAGGGGAGGCTTATTTTGAGGTTTCCAAGAATAAGGAAAAGCCTTTCTTAGTACAGGTTGATGATATGTCAGTCAAAGTGTACGGAACGGAATTCAACGTGAATACCTACAACAACATCGAGACGGTTCTCGTGACGGGAAGTGTGAGTATGAATCAAGGTGGAAAAGAGGTGTTGTTGAAACCTAACCAGAAAGGCGTGTTTGATCAAGTGTCGGGTAAAATCACGGTGGCGGATGTGGATGTATTGGCGTACGTGTCGTGGAAAAACGGGGATTTCATTTTCCGGAATGAATCTCTGAATTCGATTATGGATAAATTGAGTCGGTGGTACGGGTTGGAAGTACTTTACCAGGATGCTAGGTTACAGAATGTACGATTGTCCGGAAACTTGAAACGTTACAAGGACGTACGGGAATTGTTTGTTTCTTTTGAAAAAATATCAGATGCACGTTTTAAAGTACAAGGAAATAAAGTAATAGTAAGTAGTAAATAA